A genomic region of Streptococcus suis contains the following coding sequences:
- a CDS encoding LacI family DNA-binding transcriptional regulator, whose protein sequence is MVTIKEIAEKAHLSSATISRVLKGDLTLSVSQETRDRIFNLAQDLGYTKHLKKQAPQQKGTIGIVQWYTESEELADLYYYSIRASIEQTASLLGYQIIRSFNDLTNPLLQGLDGIIAVGKFSSGQIAELTNLSSKLIFVDSDTLTEGFSCVTTDFEHSVQTVIDHFRSQGLTDIGLLVGQEETTDGHQLPTDPRLTAFRTYLDTLGMLQEDYIYQGKFSTQSGYELMSQAIADLGDQLPPAFFMANDTLAVGALRALQERQIAVPERVQLITFNDTAITRQVYPALSSISVYTEEMGQEAMQLLDRVITSPTPHHPRKIKLGTQLVIRESSY, encoded by the coding sequence ATGGTTACTATCAAAGAAATCGCCGAAAAAGCTCACCTTTCCTCTGCCACCATTTCTCGCGTTCTCAAGGGCGACCTGACCCTATCCGTCAGCCAAGAAACCCGCGACCGCATTTTCAACTTGGCACAGGACCTGGGCTACACCAAACACCTCAAAAAACAAGCACCCCAACAAAAAGGCACCATCGGTATTGTCCAATGGTACACCGAAAGCGAAGAGCTGGCTGACCTCTACTACTATTCCATCCGTGCCAGCATTGAGCAGACCGCCAGCCTTCTGGGCTATCAAATCATCCGCTCCTTCAACGACTTGACCAATCCCCTCCTTCAAGGATTGGACGGCATCATCGCAGTTGGTAAATTTTCTTCTGGGCAAATAGCAGAGCTGACTAACTTGTCTTCCAAGCTGATCTTTGTGGACTCTGATACGCTGACCGAGGGATTCTCCTGCGTCACAACTGACTTTGAACACTCTGTTCAGACAGTTATCGACCACTTCCGTTCACAAGGTCTGACTGATATTGGACTCCTAGTAGGACAGGAAGAAACCACAGACGGACACCAACTGCCAACAGACCCCCGCCTGACTGCCTTCCGGACCTATCTAGACACCTTGGGCATGCTCCAAGAAGACTACATCTACCAAGGAAAGTTCTCCACCCAGTCGGGCTATGAGCTGATGAGCCAGGCTATTGCCGACCTGGGTGACCAGCTGCCCCCAGCCTTCTTCATGGCAAACGACACTCTAGCTGTCGGCGCCCTTCGAGCCCTTCAAGAGCGTCAAATCGCCGTGCCAGAACGGGTCCAGCTCATCACCTTTAACGATACAGCCATCACGCGCCAAGTCTATCCAGCCCTGTCTTCTATCAGTGTCTACACCGAAGAAATGGGCCAAGAAGCCATGCAACTGCTGGACCGTGTCATAACAAGTCCAACGCCCCACCACCCCCGTAAAATCAAACTGGGTACCCAGCTGGTTATACGGGAAAGTTCTTATTAA
- a CDS encoding galactokinase, giving the protein MNKEQLKQAFLDVFGQEADATFFSPGRINLIGEHTDYNGGHVFPAAITLGTYGAARKREDQLLRFYSANFEEVGIIEVDLNNLVFDKADNWTNYAKGVLKFLKEAGHSIDTGMEVFVYGNIPNGSGLSSSASLELLIGIIAEELYGLELTRLDLVKIGKQTENHFIGVNSGIMDQFAIGMGADQRAIYLDTNSLEYELVPLDLGDHVIVIMNTNKRRELADSKYNERRAECEKAVEELNAVLNIQTLGELDEWTFDQYSYLIKDENRIKRARHAVLENQRTLQARKALEEGDLATFGRLVNASHVSLEHDYEVTGLELDTLAHTAWEQEGVLGARMTGAGFGGCGIAIVHKDKVDAFTENVGKTYTEVVGYEPSFYVAEIAGGSRVL; this is encoded by the coding sequence ATGAATAAAGAACAACTCAAGCAAGCCTTTCTCGATGTGTTTGGTCAAGAGGCGGATGCGACTTTTTTCTCACCAGGGCGTATTAATTTGATTGGTGAGCATACTGACTATAACGGTGGTCATGTTTTTCCTGCGGCCATTACCTTGGGAACATACGGGGCTGCTCGCAAACGTGAAGATCAACTTTTGCGTTTCTATTCTGCTAACTTCGAGGAAGTAGGTATTATTGAGGTTGATTTGAACAATCTGGTCTTTGATAAGGCGGACAACTGGACCAACTATGCCAAAGGTGTTCTTAAGTTCTTGAAAGAAGCAGGACATAGCATTGATACAGGTATGGAAGTCTTTGTTTACGGTAACATTCCAAATGGTTCAGGCTTGTCATCATCAGCTTCTCTGGAACTCTTGATTGGCATCATCGCAGAAGAATTGTATGGTCTAGAATTGACTCGCCTTGATTTGGTAAAAATTGGGAAACAAACGGAAAATCACTTTATCGGTGTCAATTCTGGTATCATGGACCAGTTTGCTATCGGTATGGGAGCAGACCAGCGTGCCATTTATCTGGATACCAATAGCTTGGAGTATGAATTGGTGCCACTGGATTTGGGTGACCATGTGATTGTCATCATGAACACCAACAAACGTCGTGAACTGGCAGATTCTAAGTACAATGAGCGCCGTGCGGAATGTGAAAAAGCAGTGGAAGAATTGAATGCAGTCTTGAATATTCAAACTCTGGGAGAATTGGATGAGTGGACCTTTGATCAATATAGTTATTTGATTAAGGATGAAAACCGTATCAAGCGTGCCCGCCATGCTGTTTTGGAAAATCAACGGACCTTGCAGGCTCGTAAGGCCTTGGAAGAAGGAGATTTGGCAACCTTTGGTCGTTTGGTCAATGCTTCTCATGTTTCCTTGGAACATGATTATGAAGTGACAGGTTTGGAATTGGATACCTTGGCTCACACAGCTTGGGAGCAAGAAGGTGTTCTTGGTGCTCGGATGACGGGAGCTGGTTTCGGTGGCTGTGGTATTGCTATTGTCCATAAGGATAAGGTTGATGCCTTTACTGAAAATGTTGGTAAGACCTATACAGAGGTTGTTGGCTATGAACCAAGCTTCTATGTAGCGGAAATTGCTGGAGGCTCTCGCGTCTTATAG
- the galT gene encoding UDP-glucose--hexose-1-phosphate uridylyltransferase, protein MMTGLVDRFVEQVIANSDFEEMDALYLRNRVLALVGDQVLTVQTDLEDLIELKDELLAYGVRTGFVGELLEEQDMVGACLMDLMTPSPSQVNRDFWQTYQDSPEQAIGDFYELSKRNDYIKMAAIAKNIYYQVSTEYGDLEITINLSKPEKDPKSIAAATKAEASNYPKCLLCMENEGYQGRINHPARANHRIIRLDLGQEKWGFQYSPYAYYNEHAIFLNQEHVPMVISPRTFEQLLDLLDLLPGYFVGSNSDLPISGGSILTHNHYQGGRHSFAMEKAPIEGQLVFDGFESVSAGIVKWPMSVIRLSSADKASLLGLATKILEKWRSYSDDSVQIKAETDGTPHHTITPIARKRGDLYELDLVLRDNQTSEEFPDGIYHPHPDVQHIKKENIGLIEVMGLAILPPRLKAELAEVEKFLLGQDSQVADYHQLWAESLKTAHPDVTEETVEQVVRESVGQIFARVLEDAGVYKRTPEGQAAFLRFVEFVGLVA, encoded by the coding sequence ATGATGACAGGATTGGTGGATCGTTTTGTTGAGCAGGTCATTGCCAACAGTGATTTTGAGGAAATGGATGCTCTTTACCTGCGCAATCGAGTCTTGGCTTTGGTGGGAGACCAGGTTTTGACTGTTCAAACAGATTTAGAGGACTTGATTGAATTAAAAGATGAACTATTGGCTTATGGAGTTCGAACTGGTTTTGTGGGTGAATTGCTGGAAGAGCAGGACATGGTTGGGGCTTGTTTGATGGATTTGATGACACCGAGTCCGAGTCAGGTCAATCGTGATTTTTGGCAGACCTATCAGGACAGTCCAGAGCAAGCGATTGGCGACTTCTATGAATTGAGCAAGCGCAATGACTATATCAAGATGGCTGCAATTGCGAAAAATATCTATTATCAAGTTTCGACAGAGTATGGGGATTTGGAAATCACAATCAATCTGTCTAAACCTGAGAAGGATCCCAAGTCTATTGCAGCGGCTACGAAAGCTGAAGCGAGCAATTATCCCAAATGTCTACTCTGTATGGAAAATGAGGGCTATCAGGGTCGGATTAATCACCCTGCACGCGCCAACCACCGCATTATTCGCTTGGATCTTGGTCAGGAAAAGTGGGGCTTCCAGTATTCGCCCTATGCTTACTACAATGAACATGCTATTTTCCTAAATCAGGAACATGTGCCGATGGTCATTAGTCCGCGAACATTTGAGCAACTCTTGGATTTGTTGGATTTGTTGCCAGGCTATTTTGTTGGCTCCAACTCCGACCTACCAATCTCGGGTGGCTCCATCTTGACTCACAATCACTATCAGGGTGGGCGGCACAGTTTTGCCATGGAAAAGGCACCGATAGAAGGCCAGCTGGTTTTTGACGGCTTTGAGTCCGTATCTGCTGGCATTGTCAAATGGCCCATGTCGGTGATTCGCTTGAGTTCAGCAGATAAGGCATCGCTTCTTGGTTTAGCGACTAAGATTTTGGAAAAATGGCGGAGCTACTCAGATGATAGCGTTCAGATTAAGGCTGAGACGGATGGAACTCCCCATCATACCATCACCCCTATTGCTCGGAAACGAGGAGATTTGTACGAGCTGGATTTGGTTCTCCGCGACAATCAGACCTCAGAAGAGTTTCCAGATGGCATCTATCATCCACATCCAGATGTGCAACATATCAAGAAAGAAAATATCGGCTTAATTGAGGTAATGGGCTTGGCGATTTTACCCCCACGTTTAAAGGCAGAATTGGCTGAAGTAGAAAAATTCTTACTGGGTCAAGATAGTCAAGTGGCTGATTATCATCAGCTTTGGGCGGAAAGCCTGAAAACAGCTCACCCAGATGTGACGGAAGAAACCGTCGAACAAGTTGTTCGTGAGTCAGTGGGACAAATTTTCGCGCGTGTATTGGAAGATGCAGGTGTCTACAAACGAACTCCAGAAGGACAGGCAGCCTTTCTACGATTCGTAGAATTTGTAGGTTTAGTAGCATAA